The following proteins are encoded in a genomic region of Musa acuminata AAA Group cultivar baxijiao chromosome BXJ2-11, Cavendish_Baxijiao_AAA, whole genome shotgun sequence:
- the LOC135626338 gene encoding LOB domain-containing protein 40-like, whose amino-acid sequence MRMSCNGCRVLRKGCSDDCSIRPCLEWIRNPESQANATVFLAKFYGRAGLMNLINAGPEHLRPAIFRSLLYEACGRIVNPIYGSVGLLWSGSWQLCQAAMESVLKGSPIVQIPSEAAAATPVPPLKAYDIRHVAKDAELHKVNNNRTRFKRPGAKPHPSPTAPVEPAEQPEPAGADLSHESAASHASQPNAGGSGGDGDGRENESVFSADAASHVSQAEEGEVGLELTLGLEPGLRPDRAIRPAGDSRCDVSRLNADTCKVDLCLQLSVA is encoded by the exons ATGAGGATGAGCTGTAACGGGTGCAGGGTGCTGCGCAAAGGGTGCAGCGATGACTGCAGCATCCGGCCATGCCTTGAGTGGATCAGGAACCCGGAGTCGCAGGCCAATGCCACCGTCTTCCTCGCCAAGTTCTACGGCCGCGCCGGCCTCATGAACCTCATCAACGCCGGCCCCGAACACCTCCGCCCTG CTATATTCCGATCCCTACTCTACGAGGCGTGCGGGCGGATCGTGAACCCAATCTATGGTTCTGTCGGGCTGCTGTGGTCCGGCAGCTGGCAGCTCTGCCAGGCCGCTATGGAGTCGGTGCTCAAGGGTTCTCCCATCGTTCAAATCCCTTCCGAGGCCGCCGCGGCCACGCCGGTGCCGCCGCTCAAGGCCTACGACATTCGCCACGTCGCCAAGGACGCCGAGCTCCACAAGGTCAACAACAACCGGACACGGTTCAAGCGGCCCGGCGCCAAGCCGCACCCTTCGCCGACCGCACCGGTCGAGCCCGCCGAGCAGCCAGAGCCCGCTGGGGCCGACCTCAGCCACGAGTCGGCCGCCAGCCACGCGTCCCAGCCCAACGCTGGCGGCAGCGGCGGGGACGGTGACGGCAGGGAGAACGAGAGCGTGTTCTCGGCGGATGCAGCGTCGCACGTGAGCCAGGCCGAGGAGGGCGAGGTGGGGTTGGAGCTCACCCTCGGGCTGGAGCCCGGGCTGAGGCCCGACCGCGCGATCCGGCCGGCGGGGGACTCTCGGTGCGACGTCAGCCGCTTGAATGCGGACACGTGCAAGGTCGACCTTTGCCTGCAGCTGTCTGTGGCGTAA